The following coding sequences are from one Burkholderia stabilis window:
- a CDS encoding DUF2471 family protein: MTEEQDLAALSFKAAAHDLELIVRHIAGRYIRQRVPLTWRLLHAIEAEALADLGFASRHEAGMRQLFERPSDMTFPETDDPIDFGRSNALPAVFSFAVLAYEAAATSHATAPRERAHRPSKAWGD; this comes from the coding sequence ATGACAGAAGAACAGGATTTGGCCGCGCTCAGCTTCAAGGCTGCCGCGCACGACCTCGAGTTGATCGTTCGTCATATTGCCGGGCGCTACATCCGTCAGCGCGTCCCGCTGACGTGGCGCCTGCTGCACGCGATCGAAGCCGAGGCGCTCGCCGATCTCGGCTTTGCCAGCCGGCACGAGGCCGGCATGCGTCAATTGTTCGAACGGCCGTCGGACATGACGTTTCCCGAAACGGACGATCCGATCGACTTCGGGCGCTCCAATGCGCTGCCCGCCGTCTTTTCGTTCGCGGTTCTCGCATACGAAGCGGCGGCCACGTCGCATGCCACGGCGCCCCGCGAGCGCGCTCACCGTCCGTCCAAGGCGTGGGGCGACTGA
- a CDS encoding helix-turn-helix domain-containing protein yields the protein MASSSGSRRTPASAAPQPPAATPPRVGEQIQRLRNERKLTLDDLSRAAGVSKSMLSEIERDKANPTIAVAWRLTNALGITLDELFSQPKAPETIRVDGPHDIPTLAGHDGRYQLRVWGPIDLAGKFEWYELTLPGGGALVSNAHEPGTREHLTVLQGAMEIEAAAASRRLKAGDTARYPADEPHAIRNPGKAEARALLIVIHR from the coding sequence ATGGCAAGTTCCTCCGGATCGCGGCGCACGCCCGCAAGCGCCGCACCGCAGCCGCCGGCCGCCACGCCGCCGCGTGTCGGCGAGCAGATCCAGCGGCTGCGCAACGAGCGCAAGCTGACCCTCGACGACCTGTCGCGCGCGGCCGGCGTATCGAAATCGATGCTCTCCGAGATCGAACGCGACAAGGCCAATCCGACGATCGCCGTCGCCTGGCGGCTGACGAACGCGCTCGGCATCACGCTCGACGAACTGTTCTCGCAGCCGAAAGCGCCCGAGACGATCCGCGTAGACGGCCCGCACGACATTCCGACACTTGCCGGCCACGACGGCCGATACCAGTTGCGCGTGTGGGGCCCGATCGACCTCGCCGGCAAGTTCGAGTGGTACGAACTGACGCTGCCGGGCGGCGGCGCACTCGTATCGAACGCGCACGAACCCGGCACGCGCGAACATCTCACCGTGCTGCAGGGCGCGATGGAGATCGAAGCCGCCGCGGCCAGCCGGCGCCTGAAAGCCGGCGACACCGCGCGCTACCCGGCCGACGAGCCGCACGCCATCCGCAATCCCGGCAAGGCCGAAGCGCGGGCACTGCTGATCGTGATACACCGCTGA
- a CDS encoding glycine C-acetyltransferase, which translates to MRDAFLAQVRGTLDQIRADGFYKTEREIASPQAAAVRLAGGAGVLNFCANNYLGLANDPRLIDAAKAGLDQDGFGMASVRFICGTQTVHKQLESALAAFLGTEDSILYSSCFDANGGLFETLLDENDAVISDELNHASIIDGIRLCKAKRFRYRNNDLADLEAKLKEADAAGARHKLIATDGVFSMDGIIADLKGICDLADRYGALVMVDDSHAVGFIGTHGRGTPEHCGVEGRVDIITGTLGKALGGASGGYVAARREVVELLRQRSRPYLFSNTLTPSIAAASLKVLALLASDEGAKLRERVRENGARFREQMTEAGFTLVPGAHPIIPVMLGDAQLATNMADQLLGEGVYVIGFSFPVVPRGRARIRTQMSAAHTPEQIDQTVAAFVRVGKSLGIV; encoded by the coding sequence ATGCGTGATGCCTTTCTCGCCCAGGTGCGCGGGACGCTCGACCAGATCCGCGCGGACGGTTTTTACAAGACCGAGCGCGAGATCGCGAGTCCCCAGGCGGCGGCCGTGCGGCTCGCCGGCGGCGCCGGCGTGCTGAATTTCTGCGCGAACAATTATCTGGGTCTGGCGAACGATCCGCGCCTGATCGACGCGGCGAAGGCCGGCCTCGACCAGGACGGGTTCGGCATGGCATCGGTGCGCTTCATCTGCGGCACGCAAACCGTGCACAAGCAACTGGAAAGCGCGCTGGCCGCGTTTCTCGGCACCGAGGACAGCATCCTCTACTCGAGCTGCTTCGACGCGAACGGCGGGCTGTTCGAGACGCTGCTCGACGAGAACGACGCGGTGATCAGCGACGAGCTGAATCACGCGAGCATCATCGACGGCATTCGCCTGTGCAAGGCGAAGCGCTTTCGCTACCGGAACAACGACCTGGCCGACCTCGAGGCGAAGCTCAAGGAAGCCGATGCGGCGGGCGCGCGCCACAAGCTGATCGCGACCGACGGCGTGTTCTCGATGGACGGCATCATCGCCGACCTGAAAGGCATCTGCGATCTCGCCGATCGCTACGGCGCGCTCGTGATGGTCGACGATTCCCACGCGGTCGGCTTCATCGGCACGCACGGCCGGGGCACGCCCGAGCACTGCGGCGTCGAAGGCCGCGTCGACATCATCACGGGCACGCTCGGCAAGGCGCTCGGCGGCGCATCGGGCGGTTATGTCGCCGCGCGCCGCGAGGTCGTCGAGCTGCTGCGCCAGCGCTCGCGCCCGTATCTGTTCTCGAACACGCTCACGCCGAGCATCGCCGCCGCATCGCTGAAGGTGCTGGCGCTGCTCGCCAGCGACGAGGGCGCGAAGTTGCGCGAGCGCGTGCGCGAGAACGGCGCGCGTTTTCGCGAGCAGATGACCGAAGCCGGCTTCACGCTCGTGCCCGGCGCGCATCCGATCATTCCGGTGATGCTCGGCGACGCGCAGCTCGCAACGAACATGGCCGACCAATTGCTCGGCGAAGGCGTGTACGTGATCGGCTTCTCGTTCCCCGTCGTGCCGCGCGGCCGCGCGCGCATCCGCACGCAGATGAGCGCCGCGCATACGCCCGAACAGATCGACCAGACGGTCGCCGCGTTCGTGCGCGTCGGCAAGTCGCTCGGCATCGTTTGA
- the tdh gene encoding L-threonine 3-dehydrogenase, with protein sequence MKALAKLERGPGLTLTRVKRPEVGHNDVLIKIRRTAICGTDIHIWKWDDWAQKTIPVPMHVGHEYVGEIVEMGQEVRGFAIGDRVSGEGHITCGFCRNCRAGRRHLCRNTVGVGVNREGAFAEYLAIPAFNAFKIPPEISDDLASIFDPFGNATHTALSFNLVGEDVLITGAGPIGIMAVAIAKHVGARNVVITDINDYRLELARKMGATRAVNVARESLRDVMADLHMTEGFDVGLEMSGVPSAFTSMLEAMNHGGKVALLGIPPAQTAIDWNQVIFKGLEIKGIYGREMFETWYKMVAMLQSGLDLSPIITHRFAADDYEKGFAAMLSGESGKVILDWTA encoded by the coding sequence ATGAAAGCACTGGCAAAGCTCGAACGCGGCCCCGGCCTCACGCTCACGCGCGTGAAGCGTCCCGAAGTCGGACACAACGACGTGCTGATCAAGATCCGCCGCACGGCGATCTGCGGCACCGACATCCATATCTGGAAGTGGGACGACTGGGCGCAAAAGACGATTCCCGTGCCGATGCACGTCGGTCACGAGTACGTCGGCGAGATCGTCGAGATGGGGCAGGAAGTGCGCGGCTTCGCGATCGGCGATCGCGTGTCCGGCGAAGGCCACATCACGTGCGGTTTCTGCCGCAACTGTCGCGCGGGGCGCCGGCACCTGTGCCGCAACACCGTCGGTGTCGGCGTGAACCGTGAAGGCGCGTTCGCCGAGTATCTGGCGATTCCGGCGTTCAATGCGTTCAAGATTCCGCCCGAGATTTCCGACGATCTCGCGTCGATCTTCGATCCGTTCGGCAACGCGACGCACACGGCGCTGTCGTTCAACCTCGTCGGCGAAGACGTGCTGATCACCGGCGCAGGCCCGATCGGCATCATGGCCGTCGCGATCGCGAAGCATGTCGGCGCGCGCAACGTCGTCATCACCGACATCAACGACTACCGGCTGGAGCTCGCGCGCAAGATGGGCGCGACGCGCGCGGTCAACGTTGCACGCGAGTCGCTGCGCGACGTGATGGCCGACCTGCACATGACCGAAGGCTTCGACGTCGGTCTCGAAATGTCGGGCGTGCCGAGCGCGTTCACGAGCATGCTCGAGGCGATGAACCACGGCGGCAAGGTCGCGTTGCTCGGCATTCCGCCCGCGCAGACGGCGATCGACTGGAACCAGGTGATCTTCAAGGGGCTCGAGATCAAGGGCATCTACGGTCGCGAGATGTTCGAGACCTGGTACAAGATGGTCGCGATGCTGCAGAGCGGGCTCGACCTGTCGCCGATCATCACGCATCGCTTTGCCGCCGACGATTACGAAAAAGGCTTCGCCGCGATGCTGTCCGGCGAAAGCGGCAAGGTGATTCTCGACTGGACGGCCTGA
- a CDS encoding GNAT family N-acetyltransferase, whose amino-acid sequence MQRPESARPARAYAAYAKRLDGRVVVRRFDPRSDSYDSLTALLHRAFAHLGALGFNCPCVDQPASATRERVLTSECFVALGNAHLVATMTMHSHDPDSRCDTYRSRRVATLGQLAVDPVWQDRGIGRALLAFAQRRAAARGATHLALDAPHAAVRLIEFYRREGFQPVDVMRFPGHNYDSAILCKSVGLAGDRMHAHDATQIDVARQAGAAS is encoded by the coding sequence ATGCAGCGACCGGAATCCGCGCGCCCTGCGCGCGCCTATGCGGCTTATGCCAAACGGCTCGACGGCCGCGTCGTCGTGCGGCGCTTCGACCCGCGCAGCGATTCGTACGACTCGCTGACCGCGCTGCTGCATCGCGCCTTCGCGCATCTCGGCGCGTTGGGCTTCAACTGTCCGTGCGTCGATCAGCCGGCCTCCGCGACGCGCGAACGCGTGCTCACCAGCGAGTGCTTCGTCGCGCTCGGCAACGCGCATCTGGTCGCGACGATGACGATGCATTCGCACGATCCCGATTCCCGCTGCGATACGTATCGCAGCCGGCGCGTCGCGACGCTCGGCCAGCTGGCCGTCGATCCCGTCTGGCAGGATCGCGGCATCGGACGCGCGCTGCTCGCGTTCGCGCAGCGGCGAGCCGCCGCGCGCGGTGCAACGCACCTTGCGCTCGATGCGCCGCACGCGGCTGTCCGGCTGATCGAGTTCTATCGGCGCGAGGGCTTTCAGCCGGTCGACGTGATGCGCTTTCCGGGACACAACTACGACAGCGCGATCCTGTGCAAATCCGTCGGCCTTGCGGGCGATCGCATGCACGCACACGATGCAACGCAGATCGACGTCGCACGGCAAGCCGGTGCGGCATCATGA
- a CDS encoding TetR/AcrR family transcriptional regulator, with product MNTPLDSSGEPGVRDRLLDAAEALIYSGGIHATGVDAIVKRSGAARKSFYSHFESKEALVVAALERRDERWMRWFVDATQARGKAPRAQLLGMFDVLRDWFGQPDFHGCAFLNASGEIDDADDPVRVVARVHKARLLAFVRERFDAYADETGIERRGLARIARQWLVLIDGAIGVALVSGDANAARDARAMAELLLDAVSRQSM from the coding sequence ATGAACACACCACTCGACTCCTCCGGCGAACCGGGCGTTCGCGACCGGCTGCTCGACGCGGCCGAAGCGCTGATCTATTCAGGCGGCATCCACGCAACGGGCGTCGATGCGATCGTGAAGCGATCCGGCGCGGCGCGAAAGAGCTTTTATTCGCATTTCGAATCGAAAGAGGCGCTGGTCGTCGCCGCGCTCGAACGCCGCGACGAGCGCTGGATGCGCTGGTTCGTCGATGCAACCCAGGCACGCGGCAAGGCGCCGCGCGCGCAGTTGCTCGGCATGTTCGATGTGCTGCGCGACTGGTTCGGGCAGCCCGATTTTCATGGCTGCGCGTTCCTGAACGCATCGGGCGAGATCGACGATGCCGACGATCCCGTGCGCGTTGTCGCGCGGGTGCACAAGGCGCGCCTGCTGGCATTCGTGCGCGAGCGGTTCGACGCGTATGCCGACGAAACAGGCATCGAGCGCCGCGGGCTTGCACGCATCGCACGTCAGTGGCTCGTGCTGATCGACGGCGCCATCGGCGTGGCGCTCGTCAGCGGCGATGCAAATGCCGCGCGCGATGCGCGCGCGATGGCCGAACTGCTGCTCGACGCCGTTTCGCGGCAGTCGATGTAG
- a CDS encoding DUF1348 family protein: MSASPEVRPPVPPFTLETARQKVRAAEDAWNTRDPQRVSLAYTPQSRWRNRAEFVTGRDEIVGLLQRKWTRELDYRLIKELWAFGGNRIAVRFAYEWHDDAGNWFRSYGNENWEFDENGLMAHRHASINDLPIREEDRLYRWPLGRRPDDHPGLSDLGL; this comes from the coding sequence ATGTCCGCTTCCCCCGAAGTCCGTCCGCCCGTTCCGCCCTTCACGCTCGAAACGGCCCGCCAGAAGGTGCGCGCCGCCGAGGACGCGTGGAATACCCGCGATCCGCAGCGCGTGTCGCTCGCCTACACGCCGCAAAGCCGATGGCGCAATCGCGCGGAATTCGTGACCGGCCGCGACGAGATCGTCGGGCTGCTGCAGCGGAAATGGACGCGCGAGCTCGACTACCGGCTGATCAAGGAGCTGTGGGCGTTCGGCGGCAATCGCATCGCGGTGCGCTTTGCATACGAATGGCATGACGACGCCGGCAACTGGTTCCGCTCATACGGCAACGAAAACTGGGAGTTCGACGAAAACGGCCTGATGGCGCATCGTCACGCGAGCATCAACGACCTGCCGATTCGCGAGGAAGATCGTCTCTATCGCTGGCCGCTCGGCCGCCGTCCGGACGATCATCCGGGGCTGTCCGATCTCGGGCTGTGA
- a CDS encoding tartrate dehydrogenase, which produces MTDRTYRIAVIPGDGIGREVMPEGLRALDAVTARFGIRFDFEQIDWASCDYYAQHGKMMPDDWKAQLSGMDAILFGAVGWPATVPDHISLWGSLLKFRREFDQYINLRPARLFDGVPSPLAGRRAGDIDFLIVRENTEGEYSSVGGTMFEGTEREVVMQQSIFTRHGTERVLKFAFELAQRRAKRLTVATKSNGIAISMPWWDARAAEMAERYPEIAVDKQHIDILCARFVLQPDRFDVVVASNLFGDILSDLGPACTGTIGIAPSANLNPDRTFPSLFEPVHGSAPDIAGQTIANPVAMIWSAAMMLDFLGNGTGREREAHDAIVAAIEDVLRTGPHTRDLGGNAGTQEVGEAIAARIAG; this is translated from the coding sequence ATGACCGACAGGACTTACAGGATTGCCGTGATCCCCGGCGACGGCATCGGCCGTGAAGTGATGCCCGAGGGCCTGCGCGCGCTCGACGCCGTGACCGCGCGCTTCGGCATCCGCTTCGACTTCGAACAGATCGACTGGGCCAGCTGCGACTACTACGCGCAGCACGGCAAGATGATGCCGGACGACTGGAAAGCGCAGTTGTCGGGCATGGACGCGATCCTGTTCGGCGCGGTCGGCTGGCCCGCGACGGTGCCCGACCACATTTCGCTGTGGGGCTCGTTGCTGAAATTCCGCCGCGAATTCGACCAGTACATCAACCTGCGGCCCGCGCGCCTGTTCGACGGCGTGCCGTCGCCGCTCGCCGGCCGCCGCGCGGGCGACATCGATTTCCTGATCGTGCGCGAGAACACCGAAGGCGAATATTCGTCGGTCGGCGGCACGATGTTCGAAGGCACCGAGCGCGAAGTCGTGATGCAGCAGTCGATCTTCACGCGTCACGGCACCGAGCGCGTGCTGAAATTCGCGTTCGAGCTCGCACAGCGGCGCGCGAAGCGCCTCACCGTCGCAACGAAAAGCAACGGCATCGCGATCAGCATGCCGTGGTGGGACGCGCGCGCGGCCGAGATGGCCGAGCGCTATCCGGAGATCGCCGTCGACAAGCAGCACATCGACATCCTGTGTGCGCGTTTCGTGCTGCAGCCGGACCGCTTCGACGTCGTCGTCGCATCGAACCTGTTCGGCGACATTCTTTCGGATCTCGGGCCGGCCTGTACGGGCACGATCGGCATCGCACCGTCGGCGAACCTGAACCCCGACCGCACGTTTCCGTCGCTGTTCGAACCCGTGCACGGCTCGGCGCCCGACATCGCGGGGCAAACCATCGCGAACCCGGTCGCGATGATCTGGTCGGCGGCGATGATGCTCGACTTCCTCGGCAACGGCACGGGCCGCGAACGCGAAGCGCACGATGCGATCGTCGCCGCGATCGAGGACGTGCTGCGCACGGGGCCGCATACGCGCGACCTCGGCGGCAACGCAGGGACGCAGGAAGTGGGGGAGGCGATCGCGGCGCGGATCGCGGGCTGA
- a CDS encoding LysR substrate-binding domain-containing protein: MNKSPNLDDLRVFSLVVRLTSFSAAAEQLAVSPAYVSKRIALLEAQLGTRLLHRSTRRVTVTEAGERVFARAEKILDDVDHLVEDVSTTRTVPRGTLRMSSSFGFGRHVVAPALLDFTARYPQLNVRLDLFDRLVDVAGEGYDLDVRIGDEISDHLIARRLAANYRVLCASPDYLARRGTPRSLADLASHDCLAIKERDHPFGVWRLNVRGETATVKVGGALSTNHGEVAVQWALAGRGIVLRSIWEAGPLIERGALCRVLPDAIQPANIWAVYPERVAASAKVRVCVDFLVETLAGLNAAAGDDAA, encoded by the coding sequence GTGAACAAATCGCCGAACCTCGACGACCTGCGCGTGTTCAGCCTGGTCGTCCGTCTGACGAGCTTCAGCGCGGCCGCCGAACAGCTCGCGGTGTCGCCCGCCTATGTCAGCAAGCGCATCGCGCTGCTCGAAGCACAACTCGGCACGCGCCTGCTGCATCGGTCGACGCGCCGCGTGACGGTCACGGAAGCCGGCGAACGCGTGTTCGCGCGCGCCGAGAAGATCCTCGACGACGTCGATCATCTCGTCGAAGACGTGTCGACCACGCGCACGGTGCCGCGCGGCACGCTGCGCATGTCGAGCAGCTTCGGTTTCGGCCGGCACGTCGTTGCACCGGCGCTGCTCGACTTCACCGCGCGCTATCCGCAACTGAACGTGCGGCTCGATCTGTTCGACCGGCTGGTCGACGTCGCGGGCGAAGGCTACGACCTCGACGTGCGGATCGGCGACGAGATCTCCGATCACCTGATCGCGCGCCGCCTCGCGGCGAACTATCGCGTGCTGTGCGCGTCGCCCGACTATCTCGCGCGACGCGGCACGCCGCGCTCGCTCGCGGATCTCGCGTCGCACGACTGTCTCGCGATCAAGGAGCGCGATCACCCGTTCGGCGTGTGGCGGCTGAACGTGCGTGGAGAAACGGCGACGGTGAAGGTCGGCGGCGCGCTGTCGACGAACCACGGCGAGGTGGCCGTGCAGTGGGCGCTGGCCGGACGCGGGATCGTGTTGCGCTCGATCTGGGAAGCCGGGCCGCTGATCGAACGCGGCGCATTGTGCCGCGTGCTGCCGGACGCGATCCAGCCCGCGAACATCTGGGCCGTGTATCCGGAACGCGTCGCGGCATCGGCGAAAGTGCGCGTGTGCGTGGATTTTCTCGTGGAGACGCTGGCCGGCCTGAACGCCGCAGCGGGTGACGATGCGGCCTGA
- the argC gene encoding N-acetyl-gamma-glutamyl-phosphate reductase codes for MSFPTVYIDGDQGTTGLQIHARLSGRTDLQLVTLPDAERKDPVRRAEAINAADIAILCLPDAAAREAVGFIRNPEVRVIDASSAHRTQPEWVYGFPEMADGHAQTIAHARRVTNPGCYPTGAIGLLRPLQQAGLLPRDYPVSIHAVSGYSGGGRAAVDAFEADGAVHAKPLQIYGLALAHKHAPEIQLHAGLSHRPLFVPAYGAYRQGIVLTVPIEMRLLPAGVTGEQLHACLAHHYAGARHVDVTPLADTPAITHLDPQALNGTNDLRLGVFVNADHGQVLLSAVFDNLGKGASGAAVQNLDLMLGASGAA; via the coding sequence ATGAGCTTCCCCACTGTCTATATCGACGGCGATCAAGGCACGACCGGATTGCAGATTCACGCGCGCCTGAGCGGGCGCACCGACTTGCAGCTCGTCACGCTGCCGGATGCCGAGCGCAAGGACCCGGTGCGGCGCGCCGAAGCGATCAACGCAGCCGACATCGCGATCCTGTGCCTGCCCGACGCGGCCGCACGCGAAGCGGTCGGCTTCATCCGGAATCCTGAAGTCCGCGTGATCGATGCGAGTTCGGCCCATCGCACGCAGCCGGAATGGGTGTACGGCTTTCCCGAGATGGCCGACGGACATGCGCAGACGATCGCGCACGCGCGGCGCGTCACCAATCCGGGCTGCTACCCGACCGGTGCGATCGGCCTGTTGCGACCGCTGCAACAGGCCGGCCTGCTGCCGCGCGACTACCCGGTGAGCATCCATGCCGTCTCCGGGTACTCGGGCGGCGGCCGAGCGGCCGTCGACGCATTCGAAGCGGACGGCGCCGTGCACGCCAAGCCGCTGCAAATCTATGGCCTCGCACTCGCGCACAAGCACGCGCCCGAGATCCAGCTGCATGCCGGTCTCTCGCACCGGCCGCTGTTCGTGCCGGCTTACGGCGCCTATCGGCAAGGCATCGTGCTGACCGTGCCGATCGAGATGCGCCTGCTCCCGGCCGGCGTGACCGGTGAGCAGCTGCATGCGTGTCTCGCGCACCATTACGCCGGCGCGCGTCACGTCGACGTCACGCCGCTCGCAGACACGCCCGCGATCACGCATCTCGATCCGCAAGCGTTGAACGGCACCAATGACCTGCGGCTCGGCGTGTTCGTCAATGCCGATCACGGTCAGGTGCTCCTGTCCGCCGTGTTCGACAATCTCGGCAAGGGGGCCTCCGGCGCAGCGGTGCAGAATCTCGACCTGATGCTCGGTGCGTCGGGCGCGGCGTGA
- a CDS encoding LysR family transcriptional regulator: MREISLDRLRTLVAIADQGSFAAAAQLLHLAPPTVSLHVAELESRVGAPLLSRTRGNVRPSAIGEVLVERARRLLAEVESTLDDVQRQVQGLTGRVRLGASTGAIAHLLPQAVARLREQHPDIDVQIAVLTSHDTLARIAQGTLDVGLVALPQAPVAGLSIRAWRRDPVMAFLPADWRLPARVTPAYLAARPLILNDASTRLSRLTTEWFALSGHRPAPRIELNYNDAIKSLVAAGYGATLLPHEAGAPLPDARIVMRALRPALWRELGIAHRAGSVERATQHVLDALWALGAR, translated from the coding sequence ATGCGCGAGATCAGTCTGGACCGCCTGCGCACGCTGGTCGCGATCGCGGACCAGGGCTCCTTTGCGGCGGCGGCGCAATTGCTTCATCTCGCGCCGCCGACCGTCAGTCTTCATGTCGCCGAGCTGGAAAGCCGCGTCGGCGCGCCGCTGCTGTCCCGCACGCGCGGCAACGTGCGGCCGTCGGCTATCGGCGAAGTGTTGGTGGAGCGGGCGCGCCGTCTGCTGGCCGAGGTCGAATCCACGCTGGACGACGTGCAGCGGCAGGTGCAGGGGTTGACCGGACGGGTGCGCCTCGGCGCGTCGACCGGGGCGATCGCGCACCTGTTGCCGCAGGCGGTGGCGCGGCTGCGCGAACAGCATCCGGACATCGACGTCCAGATCGCGGTGCTCACGTCGCACGATACGCTGGCGCGCATTGCACAGGGCACGCTCGACGTCGGGCTGGTCGCGCTACCGCAGGCGCCGGTCGCGGGGTTGTCGATCCGCGCATGGCGGCGCGATCCGGTGATGGCTTTCCTGCCCGCGGACTGGCGGCTTCCGGCTCGCGTGACGCCGGCCTATCTGGCCGCGCGTCCGCTGATTCTCAACGATGCGTCCACGCGCCTGTCGCGACTCACGACGGAATGGTTTGCGCTCAGCGGCCATCGGCCCGCGCCGCGGATCGAACTCAACTACAACGATGCGATCAAGAGCCTGGTCGCCGCGGGGTATGGCGCGACGCTACTCCCGCACGAGGCCGGAGCGCCGCTGCCGGATGCGCGCATCGTCATGCGCGCGCTGCGGCCGGCGTTGTGGCGGGAACTGGGGATCGCCCATCGGGCGGGGTCGGTCGAGCGGGCGACGCAGCACGTGCTCGATGCGCTGTGGGCGCTCGGCGCGCGATAG
- a CDS encoding patatin-like phospholipase family protein — translation MKPHARTERQAVDAADLHHEAGAPTAARSLPYETIALVLQGGGALGAYQAGVFEGLHEADIPLDWIAGISIGALNTALIAGNAPEHRVERLREFWETICQPAFFPVIPAAFEFALFNSIDQIRTFFTASQAASAMMQGQQGFFSPRFPPPLPGVSDHPEKISWYDTSALRTTLLKLCDFDRINSGETRVSVGAVNVGTGNFVYFDNSRIRLAPEHFMASGALPPAFPPVEIDGEYYWDGGVVSNTPLMEVLRARPRRDTLAFQVDLWSARGPLPRTMADVAERTKDVQYSSRTRFVTDTLQREQRYRNVLRHVLEQVPEEQRKNDPWCIEADAMSSGKKYNIQHLIYQQKAYEHHYKDYQFGLSTMRDHWSAGLDDIRKTLAVKDGLALPVNDAGFVTHDVHRKR, via the coding sequence ATGAAGCCCCACGCCCGCACCGAAAGGCAGGCCGTCGATGCGGCGGACCTGCATCACGAAGCCGGCGCGCCCACCGCTGCGCGGTCGTTGCCGTACGAGACGATCGCGCTCGTCCTGCAGGGCGGCGGCGCGCTCGGCGCGTATCAGGCCGGCGTGTTCGAAGGGCTGCACGAAGCAGATATTCCGCTCGACTGGATCGCGGGCATCTCGATCGGCGCGCTCAACACCGCGCTGATCGCCGGCAACGCGCCCGAGCATCGCGTCGAGCGCCTGCGCGAATTCTGGGAAACGATCTGCCAGCCGGCGTTCTTTCCCGTCATTCCGGCCGCGTTCGAATTCGCGCTGTTCAACAGCATCGACCAGATCCGCACGTTCTTCACGGCGTCGCAGGCCGCGAGCGCGATGATGCAGGGCCAGCAGGGCTTCTTCTCGCCGCGCTTCCCGCCGCCGCTGCCGGGCGTGTCCGACCATCCTGAAAAAATCAGCTGGTACGACACGTCGGCGCTGCGCACGACGCTGCTGAAGCTGTGCGACTTCGACCGGATCAACTCGGGCGAGACGCGCGTGTCGGTCGGCGCGGTCAACGTCGGCACCGGCAACTTCGTGTACTTCGACAACTCGCGTATCCGCCTCGCGCCCGAGCATTTCATGGCGTCCGGCGCGCTGCCGCCTGCGTTCCCGCCGGTCGAGATCGACGGCGAGTATTACTGGGACGGTGGTGTCGTGTCGAACACGCCGCTGATGGAAGTGCTCCGCGCACGGCCGCGGCGCGACACGCTCGCGTTCCAGGTCGATCTGTGGAGCGCGCGCGGGCCGCTGCCGCGCACGATGGCCGACGTCGCCGAGCGCACGAAGGACGTGCAGTATTCGAGCCGCACGCGTTTCGTCACCGACACGCTGCAGCGCGAACAGCGCTACCGCAACGTGCTGCGCCACGTGCTCGAGCAGGTGCCGGAGGAGCAGCGCAAGAACGACCCGTGGTGCATCGAGGCTGATGCGATGTCGAGCGGGAAGAAGTACAACATCCAGCACCTGATCTATCAGCAGAAAGCGTACGAGCATCACTACAAGGACTATCAGTTCGGTCTGTCGACGATGCGCGACCATTGGTCCGCGGGTCTCGACGACATCCGCAAGACGCTCGCAGTGAAGGACGGCCTCGCGCTGCCCGTCAACGACGCGGGCTTCGTGACGCACGACGTTCACCGCAAGCGGTAA